The Drosophila innubila isolate TH190305 chromosome 3R unlocalized genomic scaffold, UK_Dinn_1.0 2_E_3R, whole genome shotgun sequence genome has a segment encoding these proteins:
- the LOC117792927 gene encoding mucin-5AC isoform X2 — MIVGIMRLANCYLSFHWALGLCLLLFWATTSTQARVIAKRETPNGDMGVAVVVASATDPDIVKLNSESVNGSDTTTTTIYNDNLKRAEQEELTSTTSTTTETAKLAMNSTVISTVPANVDAIKLVDAIQSHAEEKQEHEHTTTAQLKLETVEPLKFSEDSKLVITNLTITADAQEQQQQMELELTTASTTTTSSTTEAIKDTTTTTTAAATTTKASLASTQRSEDHARSMQFASSTESFTFVSPVTPMKLRPLPMTTTTTTHTTTTHTPQLLAALLHAGVTVTPRESHENAIEEEQLHPQPEKRAKFISDNSTNAQQLTLPNAAEVWSLAAMKMVPSTTTTTTTTLPQTVKGTELNNDIETHQDKNQTMQHKEKNLLDWQQIMMMQTSQENRTEAMMSTTLDATEAATQATTLKLDAMETSASNAVTDSTVNKSEESNMLNMVSAAVKLQDDEQAPTPTTEASTDALTDLTKAKPELTETEEKVESIETVNATAKSELTELSKLSLQAVEGAVTVVNSVTTTEAATIATTTTTTPASLTTAEPVIPAITTTATTTTTGMPSALNATPNPNSNTNEMAMKATAHENNENGDKANDVDSGSERADVINVSVSVSTTETTLAATESQPITVSTRTAGEVSTTPTTTTTTSTPTSTPKILHAKVDEQLAASTTTLATPTPTEINQISNEVNLETITVKNVTKDNNNNNEFTSVNNNLLITTTTSSTEKPNYSAANSESTLEINNNSTANILTTTTITSLLTDEKANSKLNEHETSLETNNISETAGTAPIRTTTIAVEIVPTTETTAALKESKLTTTTAAAATTTTITSTAAKGESEFYEDEDEQQQIDHDRDADTEEALLAKTNMANTTTTTTTTTSTTTTGAPRTTTTEEPLISLLDDSTTTTTSSTTTTTATTTTTTTTTPRPTTTTTTTAEPIYSSTTTTDNNNNNNHIIINSNNMLPIESNTEASGATLGLPTTMLMPPHPTDHMDHMQQPHGNTGTDVNVIIAITVSVIGVVALILLVAFLYLMRKRQKQMSYGQRCRPVSLDAYSLDNVSVLGSVRRKGRDLRASKRTYGNAAFDDPSLRHNLVSATELGKFLERRSSIFEEFRDVPQIIARADEVPAGCEDKNRYANVIPLPETRVVLQRQGDDDKTEYINANYVRGPRDAPNYYIACQAPLESTTGDFWRMIWEQQSRVIVQATDLNENGIERCAEYLPPSVTLDNHSSYGDYQVTLKHREVKDKYAISTLMLKRVDGDECRELTHYWYKWPEAGVPLEEAPIIAMLLEARSSLKSYALEQANELKEKSSTLPLKSLETALDNTEETKKPEEAGSTSSGASNEINGNVANKQQTRSQQGHGTYWHHHRL; from the exons aTGATAGTCGGCATTATGCGCCTCGCCAATTGCTATCTGTCTTTCCACTGGGCATTGGGCCTCTGTCTGCTGTTGTTTTGGGCAACGACATCGACGCAGGCACGTGTTATTGCAAAAAGAGAAACGCCCAATGGGGATATGGGCGTGGCAGTCGTTGTTGCCTCTGCAACTGACCCTGACATTGTTAAGCTCAACAGCGAAAGTGTCAACGGATcggatacaacaacaacaactatctACAATGACAACCTAAAGAGAGCAGAGCAAGAAGAATTGACTTccacaacatccacaacaacagaGACGGCTAAGCTTGCAATGAACTCCACTGTAATTTCCACAGTGCCAGCAAATGTGGATGCCATTAAGCTTGTGGATGCTATTCAATCGCATGCAGAAGAGAAGCAAGAGCATGAgcatacaacaacagcacagcTTAAGCTGGAAACTGTGGAACCGTTAAAGTTTTCGGAGGATTCAAAGCTTGTAATAactaatttaacaataactgCAGATGctcaggagcaacaacaacaaatggaatTGGAGCtgacaacagcatcaacaacaaccactagCAGCACCACAGAAGCAATAaaagatacaacaacaacaacaacagcagcagcaacaacaacgaaagcgAGCTTAGCATCCACTCAACGCTCTGAGGATCATGCACGTTCCATGCAATTTGCCAGCAGCACTGAAAGCTTTACGTTCGTTTCGCCTGTAACGCCCATGAAGCTTCGACCACTtccaatgacaacaacaactacgacacatacaacaacaacacatacacCACAGCTGCTGGCAGCACTGTTGCATGCCGGCGTAACGGTCACGCCGAGAGAGTCGCATGAGAATGCCATCGAAGAGGAGCAGCTGCATCCGCAACCTGAGAAGCGTGCGAAATTCATCAGCGATAATTCGACAAATGCACAACAGCTGACGCTGCCCAATGCAGCAGAGGTGTGGAGTCTGGCGGCCATGAAAATGGTgccatccacaacaacaacaacaacaaccacattgCCACAGACTGTCAAAGGCACAGAGCTAAACAACGATATTGAGACGCATCAGGATAAAAACCAAACGATGCAGCATAAGGAAAAAAATCTATTGGATTGGCAACAGATTATGATGATGCAAACGAGTCAGGAAAATCGCACAGAGGCAATGATGAGCACCACACTAGATGCCACTGAGGCTGCTACACAAGCGACAACATTGAAATTGGATGCAATGGAAACATCTGCCAGCAATGCTGTAACTGACAGCACTGTAAATAAGAGCGAAGAGAGCAATATGTTAAATATGGTGAGCGCAGCTGTTAAGCTACAGGATGATGAGCAGGCACCCACACCAACAACAGAAGCCTCAACAGATGCATTAACAGatttaacaaaagcaaagccagAGTTAACAGAAACAGAAGAGAAGGTGGAATCAATAGAAACAGTGAATGCAACTGCTAAATCAGAATTAACAGAGCTCTCAAAGCTCAGCTTACAAGCAGTTGAAGGCGCTGTAACAGTAGTAAATTCTGTAACTACAACAGAGGCTGCTActattgcaacaacaacaacaacaacgcctgCTAGTCTGACAACAGCTGAGCCAGTAATtccagcaataacaacaacagccacaacaacaacaacgggcaTGCCAAGTGCGTTGAACGCCACCCCCAATCCCAATTCCAATACGAATGAAATGGCAATGAAGGCGACGGCAcatgaaaataatgaaaacggCGATAAAGCCAacgacgtcgacagcggcagcgagAGAGCCGACGTCATCAacgtctcagtctcagtctcaacGACCGAAACGACGCTGGCGGCAACTGAGAGTCAGCCAATAACAGTTAGTACGCGAACAGCTGGCGAAGTGAGCACAACACCGactacgacgacgacgacgtcaacGCCAACGTCGACGCCGAAAATATTGCACGCAAAGGTTGATGAACAATTAGCAGCGAGTACAACAACTTtggcaacgccaacgccaacggaAATCAACCAAATTAGCAATGAAGTGAATTTAGAAACAATTACAGTTAAAAATGTGACAaaagacaataacaataacaatgagtTTACAAGtgtcaacaacaatttattgataacaacaacaacaagcagcactGAGAAACCCAATTACAGTGCTGCTAACAGTGAGTCGACGCTGGAAATCAATAATAACAGTACTGCAAATAttctaacaacaacaacaataacgtcGCTGTTAACAGATGAGAAAGCTAACAGTAAACTGAATGAGCATGAAACTTCGCTGGAAACGAATAATATAAGTGAAACAGCTGGAACAGCgccaataagaacaacaacaattgcagttgAAATAGTgccaacaacagaaacaacagctGCACTGAAAGAAAGcaagctaacaacaacaacagcagcagcagcaacaacaaccacaataacaTCAACAGCTGCAAAGGGTGAGTCTGAGTTTTATGAGGATGAagatgagcaacaacaaattgatcaCGATcgagatgcagatacagaggAAGCGTTGCTAGCCAAAACCAATATGgcgaacacaacaacaacaaccaccacaacaacatccacaacaacaacaggtgcgccaagaacaacaaccactgAGGAGCCGCTTATCAGTTTGCTGGATGATAGCACCACCACAACCACTAGCTCtaccactacaacaacagcaactactactactacaacaacaaccacacccagaccaacaacgacaacaacaacaacagctgagcCCATTTACAgctccaccaccaccaccgacaacaacaacaacaacaaccacatcatCATTAACAGTAACAACATGCTGCCCATAGAAAGCAACACTGAAGCAAGTGGTGCGACATTAGGTTTACCCACCACAATGTTAATGCCCCCACATCCCACCGATCATATGGATCACATGCAACAACCACATGGCAACACGGGCACCGATGTTAACGTCATCATTGCGATAACAGTGAGTGTTATTGGAGTCGTAGCCCTCATCCTGCTGGTGGCATTCCTCTATTTAATGCGCAAGCGACAGAAGCAGATGTCATATGGACAGCGTTGTCGCCCCGTCAGCCTGGATGCCTATTCCCTGGACAATGTCTCCGTTTTGGGCAGTGTACGACGCAAAGGACGCGATCTGCGCGCCTCCAAACGCACCTATGGCAATGCCGCCTTCGATGATCCCTCGTTGCGTCACAATCTCGTCAGTGCCACAGAGTTGGGCAAGTTTCTGGAGCGACGATCGAGCATCTTTGAGGAGTTCAGGGATGTGCCGCAGATAATTGCAAGAGCCGATGAAGTGCCCGCGGGATGTGAGGATAAGAATCG CTACGCTAACGTAATTCCGCTTCCTGAGACGCGTGTGGTGCTGCAGCGACAGGGAGATGATGACAAAACGGAATACATTAATGCCAATTATGTGCGG GGGCCTCGAGATGCgccaaattattatattgcttGCCAGGCGCCGTTGGAGAGTACGACTGGAGACTTTTGGCGCATGATTTGGGAGCAGCAGTCTCGGGTGATTGTACAGGCAACAGATCTGAATGAGAATGGCATTGAGCGTTGTGCGGAGTATTTGCCGCCCTCGGTGACGCTGGATAATCACAGCAGCTATGGGGATTATCAGGTAACGCTGAAGCACCGCGAGGTCAAGGATAAATATGCGATATCGACGCTGATGCTGAAGCGTGTGGATGGCGATGAATGCCGTGAGCTGACGCACTATTGGTACAAGTGGCCAGAGGCGGGTGTGCCCCTAGAGGAGGCACCCATTATAGCCATGCTTCTGGAGGCAAGATCATCCCTCAAGTCGTACGCCCTTGAGCAGGCCAATGAGCTGAAGGAGAAGTCGTCGACATTGCCGCTGAAATCCCTGGAGACAGCGCTGGACAACACTGAAGAGACAAAGAAACCGGAAGAGGCGGGAAGCACCTCGAGCGGTGCAAGCAATGAGATTAACGGCAATGTGGCCAACAAGCAACAGACACGCAGTCAACAGGG GCACGGGACGTACTGGCACCATCATCGCCTGTGA
- the LOC117792927 gene encoding mucin-5AC isoform X1: MIVGIMRLANCYLSFHWALGLCLLLFWATTSTQARVIAKRETPNGDMGVAVVVASATDPDIVKLNSESVNGSDTTTTTIYNDNLKRAEQEELTSTTSTTTETAKLAMNSTVISTVPANVDAIKLVDAIQSHAEEKQEHEHTTTAQLKLETVEPLKFSEDSKLVITNLTITADAQEQQQQMELELTTASTTTTSSTTEAIKDTTTTTTAAATTTKASLASTQRSEDHARSMQFASSTESFTFVSPVTPMKLRPLPMTTTTTTHTTTTHTPQLLAALLHAGVTVTPRESHENAIEEEQLHPQPEKRAKFISDNSTNAQQLTLPNAAEVWSLAAMKMVPSTTTTTTTTLPQTVKGTELNNDIETHQDKNQTMQHKEKNLLDWQQIMMMQTSQENRTEAMMSTTLDATEAATQATTLKLDAMETSASNAVTDSTVNKSEESNMLNMVSAAVKLQDDEQAPTPTTEASTDALTDLTKAKPELTETEEKVESIETVNATAKSELTELSKLSLQAVEGAVTVVNSVTTTEAATIATTTTTTPASLTTAEPVIPAITTTATTTTTGMPSALNATPNPNSNTNEMAMKATAHENNENGDKANDVDSGSERADVINVSVSVSTTETTLAATESQPITVSTRTAGEVSTTPTTTTTTSTPTSTPKILHAKVDEQLAASTTTLATPTPTEINQISNEVNLETITVKNVTKDNNNNNEFTSVNNNLLITTTTSSTEKPNYSAANSESTLEINNNSTANILTTTTITSLLTDEKANSKLNEHETSLETNNISETAGTAPIRTTTIAVEIVPTTETTAALKESKLTTTTAAAATTTTITSTAAKGESEFYEDEDEQQQIDHDRDADTEEALLAKTNMANTTTTTTTTTSTTTTGAPRTTTTEEPLISLLDDSTTTTTSSTTTTTATTTTTTTTTPRPTTTTTTTAEPIYSSTTTTDNNNNNNHIIINSNNMLPIESNTEASGATLGLPTTMLMPPHPTDHMDHMQQPHGNTGTDVNVIIAITVSVIGVVALILLVAFLYLMRKRQKQMSYGQRCRPVSLDAYSLDNVSVLGSVRRKGRDLRASKRTYGNAAFDDPSLRHNLVSATELGKFLERRSSIFEEFRDVPQIIARADEVPAGCEDKNRYANVIPLPETRVVLQRQGDDDKTEYINANYVRGPRDAPNYYIACQAPLESTTGDFWRMIWEQQSRVIVQATDLNENGIERCAEYLPPSVTLDNHSSYGDYQVTLKHREVKDKYAISTLMLKRVDGDECRELTHYWYKWPEAGVPLEEAPIIAMLLEARSSLKSYALEQANELKEKSSTLPLKSLETALDNTEETKKPEEAGSTSSGASNEINGNVANKQQTRSQQGPLTIHCSPGTGRTGTIIACDMAIRSLETPKRSVDIPQLVYYVRRGRASAVQTKEQYEFIYKVANMYATKITNLSNDN, encoded by the exons aTGATAGTCGGCATTATGCGCCTCGCCAATTGCTATCTGTCTTTCCACTGGGCATTGGGCCTCTGTCTGCTGTTGTTTTGGGCAACGACATCGACGCAGGCACGTGTTATTGCAAAAAGAGAAACGCCCAATGGGGATATGGGCGTGGCAGTCGTTGTTGCCTCTGCAACTGACCCTGACATTGTTAAGCTCAACAGCGAAAGTGTCAACGGATcggatacaacaacaacaactatctACAATGACAACCTAAAGAGAGCAGAGCAAGAAGAATTGACTTccacaacatccacaacaacagaGACGGCTAAGCTTGCAATGAACTCCACTGTAATTTCCACAGTGCCAGCAAATGTGGATGCCATTAAGCTTGTGGATGCTATTCAATCGCATGCAGAAGAGAAGCAAGAGCATGAgcatacaacaacagcacagcTTAAGCTGGAAACTGTGGAACCGTTAAAGTTTTCGGAGGATTCAAAGCTTGTAATAactaatttaacaataactgCAGATGctcaggagcaacaacaacaaatggaatTGGAGCtgacaacagcatcaacaacaaccactagCAGCACCACAGAAGCAATAaaagatacaacaacaacaacaacagcagcagcaacaacaacgaaagcgAGCTTAGCATCCACTCAACGCTCTGAGGATCATGCACGTTCCATGCAATTTGCCAGCAGCACTGAAAGCTTTACGTTCGTTTCGCCTGTAACGCCCATGAAGCTTCGACCACTtccaatgacaacaacaactacgacacatacaacaacaacacatacacCACAGCTGCTGGCAGCACTGTTGCATGCCGGCGTAACGGTCACGCCGAGAGAGTCGCATGAGAATGCCATCGAAGAGGAGCAGCTGCATCCGCAACCTGAGAAGCGTGCGAAATTCATCAGCGATAATTCGACAAATGCACAACAGCTGACGCTGCCCAATGCAGCAGAGGTGTGGAGTCTGGCGGCCATGAAAATGGTgccatccacaacaacaacaacaacaaccacattgCCACAGACTGTCAAAGGCACAGAGCTAAACAACGATATTGAGACGCATCAGGATAAAAACCAAACGATGCAGCATAAGGAAAAAAATCTATTGGATTGGCAACAGATTATGATGATGCAAACGAGTCAGGAAAATCGCACAGAGGCAATGATGAGCACCACACTAGATGCCACTGAGGCTGCTACACAAGCGACAACATTGAAATTGGATGCAATGGAAACATCTGCCAGCAATGCTGTAACTGACAGCACTGTAAATAAGAGCGAAGAGAGCAATATGTTAAATATGGTGAGCGCAGCTGTTAAGCTACAGGATGATGAGCAGGCACCCACACCAACAACAGAAGCCTCAACAGATGCATTAACAGatttaacaaaagcaaagccagAGTTAACAGAAACAGAAGAGAAGGTGGAATCAATAGAAACAGTGAATGCAACTGCTAAATCAGAATTAACAGAGCTCTCAAAGCTCAGCTTACAAGCAGTTGAAGGCGCTGTAACAGTAGTAAATTCTGTAACTACAACAGAGGCTGCTActattgcaacaacaacaacaacaacgcctgCTAGTCTGACAACAGCTGAGCCAGTAATtccagcaataacaacaacagccacaacaacaacaacgggcaTGCCAAGTGCGTTGAACGCCACCCCCAATCCCAATTCCAATACGAATGAAATGGCAATGAAGGCGACGGCAcatgaaaataatgaaaacggCGATAAAGCCAacgacgtcgacagcggcagcgagAGAGCCGACGTCATCAacgtctcagtctcagtctcaacGACCGAAACGACGCTGGCGGCAACTGAGAGTCAGCCAATAACAGTTAGTACGCGAACAGCTGGCGAAGTGAGCACAACACCGactacgacgacgacgacgtcaacGCCAACGTCGACGCCGAAAATATTGCACGCAAAGGTTGATGAACAATTAGCAGCGAGTACAACAACTTtggcaacgccaacgccaacggaAATCAACCAAATTAGCAATGAAGTGAATTTAGAAACAATTACAGTTAAAAATGTGACAaaagacaataacaataacaatgagtTTACAAGtgtcaacaacaatttattgataacaacaacaacaagcagcactGAGAAACCCAATTACAGTGCTGCTAACAGTGAGTCGACGCTGGAAATCAATAATAACAGTACTGCAAATAttctaacaacaacaacaataacgtcGCTGTTAACAGATGAGAAAGCTAACAGTAAACTGAATGAGCATGAAACTTCGCTGGAAACGAATAATATAAGTGAAACAGCTGGAACAGCgccaataagaacaacaacaattgcagttgAAATAGTgccaacaacagaaacaacagctGCACTGAAAGAAAGcaagctaacaacaacaacagcagcagcagcaacaacaaccacaataacaTCAACAGCTGCAAAGGGTGAGTCTGAGTTTTATGAGGATGAagatgagcaacaacaaattgatcaCGATcgagatgcagatacagaggAAGCGTTGCTAGCCAAAACCAATATGgcgaacacaacaacaacaaccaccacaacaacatccacaacaacaacaggtgcgccaagaacaacaaccactgAGGAGCCGCTTATCAGTTTGCTGGATGATAGCACCACCACAACCACTAGCTCtaccactacaacaacagcaactactactactacaacaacaaccacacccagaccaacaacgacaacaacaacaacagctgagcCCATTTACAgctccaccaccaccaccgacaacaacaacaacaacaaccacatcatCATTAACAGTAACAACATGCTGCCCATAGAAAGCAACACTGAAGCAAGTGGTGCGACATTAGGTTTACCCACCACAATGTTAATGCCCCCACATCCCACCGATCATATGGATCACATGCAACAACCACATGGCAACACGGGCACCGATGTTAACGTCATCATTGCGATAACAGTGAGTGTTATTGGAGTCGTAGCCCTCATCCTGCTGGTGGCATTCCTCTATTTAATGCGCAAGCGACAGAAGCAGATGTCATATGGACAGCGTTGTCGCCCCGTCAGCCTGGATGCCTATTCCCTGGACAATGTCTCCGTTTTGGGCAGTGTACGACGCAAAGGACGCGATCTGCGCGCCTCCAAACGCACCTATGGCAATGCCGCCTTCGATGATCCCTCGTTGCGTCACAATCTCGTCAGTGCCACAGAGTTGGGCAAGTTTCTGGAGCGACGATCGAGCATCTTTGAGGAGTTCAGGGATGTGCCGCAGATAATTGCAAGAGCCGATGAAGTGCCCGCGGGATGTGAGGATAAGAATCG CTACGCTAACGTAATTCCGCTTCCTGAGACGCGTGTGGTGCTGCAGCGACAGGGAGATGATGACAAAACGGAATACATTAATGCCAATTATGTGCGG GGGCCTCGAGATGCgccaaattattatattgcttGCCAGGCGCCGTTGGAGAGTACGACTGGAGACTTTTGGCGCATGATTTGGGAGCAGCAGTCTCGGGTGATTGTACAGGCAACAGATCTGAATGAGAATGGCATTGAGCGTTGTGCGGAGTATTTGCCGCCCTCGGTGACGCTGGATAATCACAGCAGCTATGGGGATTATCAGGTAACGCTGAAGCACCGCGAGGTCAAGGATAAATATGCGATATCGACGCTGATGCTGAAGCGTGTGGATGGCGATGAATGCCGTGAGCTGACGCACTATTGGTACAAGTGGCCAGAGGCGGGTGTGCCCCTAGAGGAGGCACCCATTATAGCCATGCTTCTGGAGGCAAGATCATCCCTCAAGTCGTACGCCCTTGAGCAGGCCAATGAGCTGAAGGAGAAGTCGTCGACATTGCCGCTGAAATCCCTGGAGACAGCGCTGGACAACACTGAAGAGACAAAGAAACCGGAAGAGGCGGGAAGCACCTCGAGCGGTGCAAGCAATGAGATTAACGGCAATGTGGCCAACAAGCAACAGACACGCAGTCAACAGGG ACCGCTAACCATTCACTGCTCCCCAGGCACGGGACGTACTGGCACCATCATCGCCTGTGACATGGCCATACGCAGCCTGGAGACGCCAAAGCGTTCCGTGGACATACCACAGCTGGTTTACTATGTGCGACGTGGACGCGCCAGCGCCGTGCAGACCAAGGAGCAATACGAATTTATCTATAAGGTGGCCAATATGTATGCGACCAAAATCACAAATCTGTCAAATGATAACTGA
- the LOC117792929 gene encoding peptidyl-prolyl cis-trans isomerase FKBP2 → MKLQSLLLVCAVFGAVLANDSPKVKIGVKKRVENCTRKAKSGDLIHVHYKGALQDGTEFDSSYGRGKPFSFSLGARQVIKGWDQGLLGMCEGERRTLTIPPELGYGASGAGGGKIPPNSVLVFDVEMMKIEPRGSEEL, encoded by the exons ATGAAATTGCAGAGTTTATTATTAGTTTGTGCGGTTTTTGGGGCTGTTTTAGCCAATGATTCGCCCAAAGTGAAAATTGGGGTCAAGAAGCGTGTGGAGAACTGCACGAGAAAAGCAAAGAGCGGTGATTTGATCCATGTTCACTACAAG GGTGCTCTGCAGGATGGCACTGAGTTCGACAGCAGCTACGGACGCGGCAAACCCTTCTCGTTCAGCCTAGGTGCCCGCCAGGTCATCAAGGGATGGGATCAGGGTCTGTTGGGCATGTGCGAGGGTGAGCGCCGTACACTCACCATTCCGCCGGAGTTGGGCTATGGTGCCAGCGGTGCGGGTGGTGGCAAAATACCACCAAACTCGGTGCTCGTATTTGACGTGGAAATGATGAAAATCGAGCCACGCGGATCAGAAGAGCTATAA